A window of Zingiber officinale cultivar Zhangliang chromosome 5A, Zo_v1.1, whole genome shotgun sequence contains these coding sequences:
- the LOC121981484 gene encoding ribulose bisphosphate carboxylase/oxygenase activase 2, chloroplastic-like isoform X2, giving the protein MAAVSTVGSVNRVPLSRPGSGSSSSAQLPAAAFFGTNLKRVTPSLAQRSTSASSFRVLAADLDESKETGGDRWAHLGTDTSDDQQDITRGKGLVDSLFQAPMGDGTHIPVMTSYEYISQGLRTYDIDNMKDGFYIARGFMDKLVVHITKNFMNLPNIKVPLILGIWGGKGQGKSFQCELVFAKMGINPIMMSAGELESGNAGEPAKLIRQRYREAADLIRKGKMCCLFINDLDAGAGRLGGTTQYTVNNQMVNATLMNIADNPTNVQLPGMYNKQENPRVPIIVTGNDFSTLYAPLIRDGRMEKFYWAPTREDRIGVCTGIFRTDNVPVEDIVKLVDSFPGQSIDFFGALRARVYDDEVRKWVSGIGVDSVGKKLVNSLEGPPTFDQPPMSLDKLMEYGQMLVKEQENVKRVQLADKYLSEAALGDANADAISSGDFFSSTL; this is encoded by the exons ATGGCTGCCGTCTCCACAGTCGGATCAGTGAACAGAGTGCCT TTGAGTCGGCCTGGCTCCGGCTCCAGCTCCAGCGCCCAGCTTCCGGCCGCCGCCTTCTTCGGGACCAACTTGAAGCGAGTGACGCCCAGCCTCGCTCAACGGAGTACCTCCGCCTCTTCTTTCAGGGTGCTCGCCGCCGACCTCGATGAGTCGAAGGAGACCGGCGGGGATCGGTGGGCCCACCTCGGCACCGACACCTCCGACGACCAGCAAGACATCACCCGGGGCAAGGGCCTGGTCGACTCTCTCTTCCAGGCCCCCATGGGCGACGGCACCCACATCCCCGTCATGACCTCCTACGAGTACATCAGTCAGGGCCTCCGCAC GTACGACATCGACAACATGAAGGATGGCTTCTACATCGCCCGAGGTTTCATGGACAAGCTGGTGGTGCACATCACcaagaacttcatgaatctcccaaacatcaag GTTCCTCTGATTTTGGGCATCTGGGGAGGCAAAGGTCAGGGCAAGTCGTTCCAGTGTGAGCTTGTGTTTGCCAAGATGGGGATCAA CCCGATCATGATGAGCGCGGGAGAGCTGGAGAGCGGCAACGCTGGCGAGCCTGCGAAGCTGATCCGGCAGCGGTATCGCGAAGCTGCGGACCTCATCAGGAAGGGGAAGATGTGCTGCCTGTTTATCAACGACCTGGACGCCGGCGCGGGCCGCCTCGGCGGCACCACCCAGTACACCGTCAACAACCAGATGGTGAACGCCACGCTGATGAACATCGCGGACAACCCCACCAACGTGCAGCTGCCGGGGATGTACAACAAGCAGGAGAACCCCCGCGTCCCCATCATCGTCACCGGCAACGACTTCTCCACCCTGTACGCGCCGCTGATCCGAGACGGCCGCATGGAGAAATTCTACTGGGCGCCGACGAGGGAGGACCGGATAGGGGTGTGCACCGGCATCTTCAGGACCGACAACGTGCCCGTGGAGGACATCGTCAAGCTCGTCGATTCCTTCCCCGGCCAATCCATCG ACTTCTTCGGCGCTCTCCGAGCGAGAGTCTACGACGACGAGGTGCGAAAGTGGGTGTCGGGCATCGGCGTGGACAGCGTGGGGAAGAAGTTGGTGAACTCTCTCGAGGGTCCGCCTACATTCGATCAGCCGCCGATGAGCCTGGACAAGCTGATGGAGTACGGGCAGATGCTGGTGAAGGAGCAGGAGAACGTGAAGAGGGTGCAGCTCGCCGACAAGTACTTGAGCGAGGCCGCCCTCGGAGACGCAAACGCCGACGCCATCAGCTCCGGCGACTTCTTCTCTAGCACCCTGTGA
- the LOC121981484 gene encoding ribulose bisphosphate carboxylase/oxygenase activase, chloroplastic-like isoform X1, with protein sequence MAAVSTVGSVNRVPVQLSRPGSGSSSSAQLPAAAFFGTNLKRVTPSLAQRSTSASSFRVLAADLDESKETGGDRWAHLGTDTSDDQQDITRGKGLVDSLFQAPMGDGTHIPVMTSYEYISQGLRTYDIDNMKDGFYIARGFMDKLVVHITKNFMNLPNIKVPLILGIWGGKGQGKSFQCELVFAKMGINPIMMSAGELESGNAGEPAKLIRQRYREAADLIRKGKMCCLFINDLDAGAGRLGGTTQYTVNNQMVNATLMNIADNPTNVQLPGMYNKQENPRVPIIVTGNDFSTLYAPLIRDGRMEKFYWAPTREDRIGVCTGIFRTDNVPVEDIVKLVDSFPGQSIDFFGALRARVYDDEVRKWVSGIGVDSVGKKLVNSLEGPPTFDQPPMSLDKLMEYGQMLVKEQENVKRVQLADKYLSEAALGDANADAISSGDFFSSTL encoded by the exons ATGGCTGCCGTCTCCACAGTCGGATCAGTGAACAGAGTGCCT GTGCAGTTGAGTCGGCCTGGCTCCGGCTCCAGCTCCAGCGCCCAGCTTCCGGCCGCCGCCTTCTTCGGGACCAACTTGAAGCGAGTGACGCCCAGCCTCGCTCAACGGAGTACCTCCGCCTCTTCTTTCAGGGTGCTCGCCGCCGACCTCGATGAGTCGAAGGAGACCGGCGGGGATCGGTGGGCCCACCTCGGCACCGACACCTCCGACGACCAGCAAGACATCACCCGGGGCAAGGGCCTGGTCGACTCTCTCTTCCAGGCCCCCATGGGCGACGGCACCCACATCCCCGTCATGACCTCCTACGAGTACATCAGTCAGGGCCTCCGCAC GTACGACATCGACAACATGAAGGATGGCTTCTACATCGCCCGAGGTTTCATGGACAAGCTGGTGGTGCACATCACcaagaacttcatgaatctcccaaacatcaag GTTCCTCTGATTTTGGGCATCTGGGGAGGCAAAGGTCAGGGCAAGTCGTTCCAGTGTGAGCTTGTGTTTGCCAAGATGGGGATCAA CCCGATCATGATGAGCGCGGGAGAGCTGGAGAGCGGCAACGCTGGCGAGCCTGCGAAGCTGATCCGGCAGCGGTATCGCGAAGCTGCGGACCTCATCAGGAAGGGGAAGATGTGCTGCCTGTTTATCAACGACCTGGACGCCGGCGCGGGCCGCCTCGGCGGCACCACCCAGTACACCGTCAACAACCAGATGGTGAACGCCACGCTGATGAACATCGCGGACAACCCCACCAACGTGCAGCTGCCGGGGATGTACAACAAGCAGGAGAACCCCCGCGTCCCCATCATCGTCACCGGCAACGACTTCTCCACCCTGTACGCGCCGCTGATCCGAGACGGCCGCATGGAGAAATTCTACTGGGCGCCGACGAGGGAGGACCGGATAGGGGTGTGCACCGGCATCTTCAGGACCGACAACGTGCCCGTGGAGGACATCGTCAAGCTCGTCGATTCCTTCCCCGGCCAATCCATCG ACTTCTTCGGCGCTCTCCGAGCGAGAGTCTACGACGACGAGGTGCGAAAGTGGGTGTCGGGCATCGGCGTGGACAGCGTGGGGAAGAAGTTGGTGAACTCTCTCGAGGGTCCGCCTACATTCGATCAGCCGCCGATGAGCCTGGACAAGCTGATGGAGTACGGGCAGATGCTGGTGAAGGAGCAGGAGAACGTGAAGAGGGTGCAGCTCGCCGACAAGTACTTGAGCGAGGCCGCCCTCGGAGACGCAAACGCCGACGCCATCAGCTCCGGCGACTTCTTCTCTAGCACCCTGTGA